A single region of the Denticeps clupeoides chromosome 18, fDenClu1.1, whole genome shotgun sequence genome encodes:
- the LOC114768547 gene encoding uncharacterized protein LOC114768547, with translation MGRFALFLLKELQRQQLSAQFCDTILQAQGVSVPVHSCVLSAFSPRLSGTLSALPAVPAGHCRLIQLEAVKAATLLRLVGLLYSGVLEGDKEELLLAAGRLGIKPWLEGKERRPEDEGAEEDGWHHGGGKRCIERVVYREVAAQTEGLQWIRESSMQTFAEQHTGEGEHPVHHDITSSQLPQRVTEEWPSDWTRVCPTVPYGTDGTRPWETQCCLPNRASVPGSPPNDVTVPGVMTSTLDDAALNALIYGTGMVQNVQHPSVPNFSAPTQPLLSPSNTLPRDGEDIRRSMDEDEYGELLESFEGDIPEFINYFLGGPQSERSRPRSRGQRGRGMPSAERGARVRTSRGARQGPSTSSRVGGRRRGRGGVALREGRPVRLGWTGCGGGRVGSQICLRPKMACVRQRRCRAQGGQGGTPGTCRPRGCPRLRPIPVPQGALQELPEPSDVSLGQIHGDILDFVLQSFEEQSAGPSHNNASSANTDLQTCTITSHDSIHRSSQAFPNQQNLQDGLIPESCMPGNEVQNKDHTTENSPNPKRKGKPQLTLKKDDFQVRMMTRSQGKQCLKSQQNEKDSQIEQSVRKEVTRQRPGRPVKGFKSRRDTGKYGNLRAEVPQESPSVPHKRKQQSDFKKGTGHGVRSTRKRMRKDLHDQQSKVINSVDRETATSAFKKIRQLLEGRRKQRKSMEEGRAEVLEKEITGEATTGELYRPGVEELPPKTHLPSENALETYYTMLFSTTEPLLSSTKTCSDPDQPSRSSEIASEKESSSMEIAIAVARNPESKVKKESPGSTDDDVDVIGFSSPVPEPVCMFPVVIEVDSCSEEDSDIDVID, from the exons ATGGGGCGCTTTGCGTTGTTCCTGCTGAAGGAGCTTCAGAGACAGCAGCTGTCGGCTCAGTTCTGCGACACGATTTTACAGGCCCAGG GTGTCTCCGTCCCGGTGCACAGCTGTGTGCTGTCTGCCTTCAGCCCGCGGCTCTCCGGAACCCTGTCGGCTCTCCCGGCCGTCCCAGCAGGGCACTGCCGGCTGATCCAGCTGGAGGCTGTTAAGGCCGCCACCCTGCTCCGACTGGTGGGCCTGCTCTACTCCGGCGTTCTGGAAGGAGATAAAGAAGAGCTGCTGCTCGCCGCAGGCCGACTGGGCATTAAACCGTGGCTGGAGGGAAAAGAGAGGAGGCCGGAGGATGAGGGGGCCGAGGAAGATGGTTGGCACCACGGAGGAGGAAAGCGATGTATTGAGCGAGTAGTTTATAGGGAGGTGGCAGCACAAACCGAAGGGCTGCAGTGGATCAGAGAGAGCAGCATGCAGACCtttgcagaacagcacacgggcGAGGGAGAGCATCCGGTCCAccatgacatcacttcctcccAACTCCCTCAGCGTGTGACGGAGGAATGGCCGTCTGACTGGACGCGTGTTTGTCCCACTGTTCCATATGGTACGGATGGAACGAGGCCATGGGAGACACAGTGCTGTTTGCCCAACAGAGCCAGCGTTCCAGGGTCTCCGCCTAATGATGTCACCGTGCCTGGGGTGATGACGTCCACTCTTGATGATGCGGCATTGAATGCATTGATATATGGAACAGGGATGGTCCAGAATGTACAGCACCCATCTGTACCCAACTTCAGTGCTCCTACACAGCCCCTCTTGTCACCCTCGAACACCCTTCCTAGAGACGGTGAGGACATAAGAAGAAGCATGGACGAAGACGAGTATGGAGAGCTGTTGGAGAGTTTTGAAGGTGACATACCAGAATTCATCAACTACTTTCTTGGGGGCCCACAAAGTGAAAGGTCACGGCCAAGAAGTAGAGGTCAGCGAGGGAGAGGAATGCCCAGCGCCGAGAGAGGAGCTAGAGTAAGAACGAGCAGGGGAGCAAGGCAAGGTCCGAGCACATCAAGCAGAGTAGGAGGacgaagaagaggaagaggtggCGTGGCTCTGAGAGAGGGCAGGCCTGTTAGACTGGGATGGACCGGTTGTGGAGGGGGGCGCGTCGGCAGCCAGATTTGCTTGCGGCCCAAAATGGCCTGCGTGAGACAGAGACGGTGTCGGGCACAAGGGGGTCAG GGTGGAACCCCAGGCACCTGCAGGCCAAGAGGCTGCCCAAGGTTACGTCCCATCCCCGTACCCCAAGGTGCACTTCAGGAACTCCCCGAACCATCTGACGTCTCCCTCGGCCAGATTCACggtgacattttagattttgTCCTGCAGTCTTTTGAAGAGCAGAGCGCAGGTCCGTCGCACAACAATGCCAGCAGTGCCAACACTGATCTTCAGACATGCACTATTACCTCACATGACAGTATACATAGATCTTCACAAGCATTCCCGAATCAGCAGAACCTTCAGGATGGATTGATTCCAGAGTCCTGTATGCCTGGAAATGAAGTGCAAAATAAGGACCACACCACAGAGAACTCACCAAACCCCAAAAGAAAGGGGAAACCACAATTGACGTTAAAAAAGGATGACTTTCAGGTGAGGATGATGACCAGAAGCCAGGGAAAACAATGTCTGAAAAGCCAGCAAAATGAGAAGGACTCACAGATTGAACAATCTGTGAGAAAGGAAGTGACCAGACAGAGACCAGGAAGACCAGTTAAGGGGTTTAAGTCAAGAAGAGACACTGGTAAGTATGGTAATCTGAGAGCTGAGGTTCCTCAAGAAAGTCCGAGTGTCCCCCATAAGAGGAAGCAGCAGAGCGATTTTAAGAAGGGAACAGGACATGGTGTCAGGAGCACaaggaagaggatgaggaaggaCTTACACGATCAGCAAAGTAAAGTGATCAATTCAGTTGACAGAGAGACAGCAACTTCTGCATTTAAGAAGATTAGGCAATTGCTAGAAGGTAGACGAAAGCAAAGGAAATCTATGGAAGAAGGAAGAGCTGAAGTTCTGGAGAAAGAAATCACTGGAGAAGCGACAACAGGAGAACTTTACAGGCCAGGGGTAGAAGAACTGCCACCCAAAACACATCTTCCATCTGAGAATGCTTTGGAAACTTACTACACCATGCTGTTCAGCACAACAGAACCTCTGCTCAGTTCAACCAAGACGTGTTCTGATCCAGACCAACCATCCAGAAGCTCAGAAATTGCCTCTGAAAAAGAGTCTTCCTCAATGGAAATAgccattgcagttgctcggaaCCCTGAATCAAAGGTCAAAAAAGAGTCTCCAGGAAGCACTGATGATGATGTGGACGTGATAGGCTTCTCTAGTCCTGTGCCAGAGCCAGTGTGTATGTTTCCAGTTGTCATTGAGGTGGATTCATGCTCAGAGGAGGACAGTGACATTGATGTGATTGATTAA
- the cryba1l1 gene encoding crystallin, beta A1, like 1, with product MYRSTRSTMMQPMTHSGMGMAPFFKMTVFEQEHFQGKCQEFTDECCNIHDCGFDNIRSIRVESGAWVGYEHHDFEGQQFVLERGEYPHWDAYSGNVSYHVERFMSFRPIYCASHQCSRMMIFEKENFLGRSVDLCDDYPSLQAMGWCGPEVGSMHVQCGAFVCYEFPGYRGRQYIMECERHSGDYQHWKNWGSHSQTPQIQSIRRIQH from the exons ATGTACAGATCTACTCGTTCCACCATGATGCAGCCCATGACCCATTCTGGCATGGGTATGGCTCCTTTTTTTAAG ATGACGGTGTTTGAGCAGGAGCACTTCCAGGGAAAGTGTCAGGAGTTTACTGATGAGTGCTGCAACATCCATGACTGTGGCTTTGATAACATCCGTTCCATCCGTGTGGAGAGTGGAGC CTGGGTCGGCTATGAGCACCATGACTTTGAGGGACAGCAGTTTGTTCTGGAGAGGGGAGAGTACCCTCATTGGGATGCCTACAGCGGAAACGTCTCCTACCACGTTGAGAGATTCATGTCCTTCAGACCCATCTACTGTGCT TCTCACCAGTGCAGTCGTATGATGATCTTTGAGAAGGAGAACTTCCTGGGTCGCAGTGTGGACCTATGTGATGACTACCCCTCTCTGCAGGCCATGGGCTGGTGTGGCCCTGAGGTCGGATCCATGCATGTGCAGTGTGGCGC GTTTGTGTGTTACGAGTTCCCCGGCTACAGAGGCAGGCAGTACATTATGGAGTGTGAGAGACACAGTGGGGATTACCAGCACTGGAAGAACTGGGGCAGCCACAGCCAGACACCCCAGATCCAGTCTATCCGCCGAATCCAGCACTGA
- the LOC114767925 gene encoding beta-crystallin B1-like produces the protein MSSSGDKAKTASQTDGKGAPSKKSEMGMMAYKMYVFDQENFQGRMIEINAECMNVCEMGMDRVRSLRVECGPFVGFEQMNFCGEMYILEKGEYPRWDSWSNCQRNDYLLSFRPVRMDPEKHKICLYEVGEFKGRKMEIMDDDVPSMFSYGFTDRVGSIMVSCGTWVGYQYPGYRGSQYLLEKGDYRHFNEYGARCPRFQSVRRIRDMQWHQHGCYTMASK, from the exons ATGTCTTCTAGCGGAGATAAGGCCAAAACCGCCTCCCAGACGGACGGCAAGGGCGCCCCAAGCAAGAAATCAGAGATGGGCATGATGGCCTACAAG ATGTACGTGTTCGACCAGGAGAACTTCCAGGGCCGTATGATCGAGATCAACGCGGAGTGTATGAACGTGTGTGAGATGGGCATGGACAGAGTGCGCTCTCTGCGCGTGGAGTGCGGCCC CTTCGTGGGCTTCGAGCAGATGAACTTCTGTGGTGAGATGTACATCCTGGAGAAAGGCGAGTATCCTCGCTGGGATTCCTGGAGCAACTGCCAGAGGAACGACTACCTTCTGTCCTTCAGACCTGTCAGAATG GACCCTGAGAAGCACAAGATCTGCCTGTACGAGGTGGGTGAGTTCAAGGGCCGCAAGATGGAGATCATGGACGACGACGTCCCCAGCATGTTCTCTTACGGCTTCACCGACAGAGTGGGCAGCATCATGGTCAGCTGTGGAAC TTGGGTGGGCTACCAGTATCCTGGTTACCGTGGCAGCCAGTACCTGCTGGAGAAGGGCGACTACAGACACTTTAACGAATACGGCGCCCGCTGCCCCAGGTTTCAGAGCGTCCGCCGCATCCGTGACATGCAGTGGCACCAGCACGGCTGTTACACCATGGCCAGCAAGTGA